From a single Solenopsis invicta isolate M01_SB chromosome 4, UNIL_Sinv_3.0, whole genome shotgun sequence genomic region:
- the LOC105195651 gene encoding elongation of very long chain fatty acids protein AAEL008004 isoform X2 — translation MGIIDIYHYLVDEISDPRVSDWPLMSNPFGITLISLVYLSFVLYFGPLYMKDRKPYALVKTMICYNISVATASAIIFYGILTSGYTTHLSAGCEPFVISDDSMSLSMAQWVWWILILKIIELADTVIFILRKKYNQISFLHIYHHTATLFLAWISCKYAPGGMWTFIIMPNCAVHVIMYIYYLCTCLGPKMQKRITPWKKYITRLQLIQFAIMVVHTFQALLPSCEPTRKPLAYIYMSQIAFMFYMFLDYYRKSYLQKKIE, via the exons ATGGGAATTATAGACATTTATCACTATCTTGTCGACGAAATTTCGG ATCCTAGAGTTTCTGACTGGCCCTTGATGTCAAATCCATTTGGTATAACATTGATATCACTCGTTTATTTATCTTTTGTGCTTTATTTCGGACCGCTTTATATGAAAGACAGAAAACCTTATGCGCTCGTCAAAACTAtgatatgttataatatatctGTCGCAACTGCAAGCGCTATTATATTCTATGGT ATACTCACGTCTGGTTATACAACGCATCTTTCTGCGGGATGTGAACCGTTTGTGATTTCAGATGATTCTATGTCGCTTAGC ATGGCTCAATGGGTATGGTGGATTTTAATTCTGAAAATCATTGAGCTTGCAGACACTGTCATTTTTATTCTCaggaaaaaatataatcaaatttcaTTTCTTCACATATATCATCACACAGCGACTCTTTTTTTGGCATGGATTTCTTGTAAATATGCACCTG GTGGCATGTGGACCTTTATAATAATGCCTAATTGCGCAGTACATgtaattatgtacatatattatcttTGTACTTGCTTGGGACCAAAAATGCAGAAAAGAATAACCCCTTGGAAGAAATACATAACTCGTTTGCAACTG ATTCAATTTGCTATTATGGTGGTCCATACGTTCCAAGCACTTCTACCGTCTTGCGAACCAACGCGAAAACCATTAGCATACATTTACATGTCCCAAATTGCCTTCATGTTCTATATGTTCTTAGACTATTATAGAAAGTCATACTTGCAGAAAAAGATtgagtaa
- the LOC105195651 gene encoding elongation of very long chain fatty acids protein AAEL008004 isoform X1 — protein MGIIDIYHYLVDEISDPRVSDWPLMSNPFGITLISLVYLSFVLYFGPLYMKDRKPYALVKTMICYNISVATASAIIFYGILTSGYTTHLSAGCEPFVISDDSMSLSFYLQMAQWVWWILILKIIELADTVIFILRKKYNQISFLHIYHHTATLFLAWISCKYAPGGMWTFIIMPNCAVHVIMYIYYLCTCLGPKMQKRITPWKKYITRLQLIQFAIMVVHTFQALLPSCEPTRKPLAYIYMSQIAFMFYMFLDYYRKSYLQKKIE, from the exons ATGGGAATTATAGACATTTATCACTATCTTGTCGACGAAATTTCGG ATCCTAGAGTTTCTGACTGGCCCTTGATGTCAAATCCATTTGGTATAACATTGATATCACTCGTTTATTTATCTTTTGTGCTTTATTTCGGACCGCTTTATATGAAAGACAGAAAACCTTATGCGCTCGTCAAAACTAtgatatgttataatatatctGTCGCAACTGCAAGCGCTATTATATTCTATGGT ATACTCACGTCTGGTTATACAACGCATCTTTCTGCGGGATGTGAACCGTTTGTGATTTCAGATGATTCTATGTCGCTTAGC TTTTATTTACAGATGGCTCAATGGGTATGGTGGATTTTAATTCTGAAAATCATTGAGCTTGCAGACACTGTCATTTTTATTCTCaggaaaaaatataatcaaatttcaTTTCTTCACATATATCATCACACAGCGACTCTTTTTTTGGCATGGATTTCTTGTAAATATGCACCTG GTGGCATGTGGACCTTTATAATAATGCCTAATTGCGCAGTACATgtaattatgtacatatattatcttTGTACTTGCTTGGGACCAAAAATGCAGAAAAGAATAACCCCTTGGAAGAAATACATAACTCGTTTGCAACTG ATTCAATTTGCTATTATGGTGGTCCATACGTTCCAAGCACTTCTACCGTCTTGCGAACCAACGCGAAAACCATTAGCATACATTTACATGTCCCAAATTGCCTTCATGTTCTATATGTTCTTAGACTATTATAGAAAGTCATACTTGCAGAAAAAGATtgagtaa
- the LOC105195652 gene encoding protein UXT homolog — protein MDPLIQQKVLQFETFVNNVLKADLAKLAEKLDAKNADVAEFVQLKSVITTFQNTNVEKTGFKTKVDIGNNFFIQAHVPDASKILLDIGLGLYIEFTLDEALVVINVRIKLLEQQIANLRKAIARTNAHIKLILIAIRDLQGIKENV, from the coding sequence ATGGATCCACTAATTCAACAGAAGGTCTTACAATTTGAGACCTTTGTGAATAATGTACTGAAAGCTGATCTTGCAAAACTGGCTGAAAAACTTGACGCTAAGAATGCTGACGTTGCTGAATTTGTGCAGCTAAAATCAGTGATAACGACATTTCAAAATACAAATGTCGAGAAAACTGGTTTCAAGACCAAAGTCGATATtggaaataatttctttattcaagCACACGTTCCAGATGCTTCTAAGATCTTATTGGACATTGGTTTAGGACTCTATATTGAATTCACTTTGGATGAAGCCTTAGTCGTTATAAATGTAAGGATTAAGCTACTTGAGCaacaaattgcaaatttacGGAAAGCAATAGCAAGGACCAACgctcatattaaattaattcttattgcCATTAGAGATTTACAAGGAATAAAAGAAAACGTCTGA
- the LOC105195651 gene encoding elongation of very long chain fatty acids protein AAEL008004 isoform X3: MSIDMYKLKSQREKCLLNLSSKDMGIIDIYHYLVDEISDPRVSDWPLMSNPFGITLISLVYLSFVLYFGPLYMKDRKPYALVKTMICYNISVATASAIIFYGILTSGYTTHLSAGCEPFVISDDSMSLSMAQWVWWILILKIIELADTVIFILRKKYNQISFLHIYHHTATLFLAWISCKYAPGGMWTFIIMPNCAVHVIMYIYYLCTCLGPKMQKRITPWKKYITRLQLIQFAIMVVHTFQALLPSCEPTRKPLAYIYMSQIAFMFYMFLDYYRKSYLQKKIE; the protein is encoded by the exons ATGTCGATAGATATGTACAAATTAAAGTCACAACGTGAGAAGTGTTTGCTAAATCTTTCTTCAAAG GACATGGGAATTATAGACATTTATCACTATCTTGTCGACGAAATTTCGG ATCCTAGAGTTTCTGACTGGCCCTTGATGTCAAATCCATTTGGTATAACATTGATATCACTCGTTTATTTATCTTTTGTGCTTTATTTCGGACCGCTTTATATGAAAGACAGAAAACCTTATGCGCTCGTCAAAACTAtgatatgttataatatatctGTCGCAACTGCAAGCGCTATTATATTCTATGGT ATACTCACGTCTGGTTATACAACGCATCTTTCTGCGGGATGTGAACCGTTTGTGATTTCAGATGATTCTATGTCGCTTAGC ATGGCTCAATGGGTATGGTGGATTTTAATTCTGAAAATCATTGAGCTTGCAGACACTGTCATTTTTATTCTCaggaaaaaatataatcaaatttcaTTTCTTCACATATATCATCACACAGCGACTCTTTTTTTGGCATGGATTTCTTGTAAATATGCACCTG GTGGCATGTGGACCTTTATAATAATGCCTAATTGCGCAGTACATgtaattatgtacatatattatcttTGTACTTGCTTGGGACCAAAAATGCAGAAAAGAATAACCCCTTGGAAGAAATACATAACTCGTTTGCAACTG ATTCAATTTGCTATTATGGTGGTCCATACGTTCCAAGCACTTCTACCGTCTTGCGAACCAACGCGAAAACCATTAGCATACATTTACATGTCCCAAATTGCCTTCATGTTCTATATGTTCTTAGACTATTATAGAAAGTCATACTTGCAGAAAAAGATtgagtaa